In the genome of Photobacterium sp. TLY01, one region contains:
- the ccmI gene encoding c-type cytochrome biogenesis protein CcmI: MTLFWISTLILVLIALAFFIVPAFVGSNQDQVASRDELNKAFFRDRLGELKEESNEGLVSNPDELEVELQQSLLDDVPETQTQQSSQFKPWLLLPGILVVVGVAYGLYGAVGHQQEVTDWQQTVSKLPQLTQRLMGDNASPLTDQEMEELTLGLRTRLHERPNDATGWLLLGRIGMANRDVETAQGAMKRALDLEPNDPSLQLSYAQTLMMGGQPGQVQLARNMLTHLLERDPENLQALSLMAFDAFEQADYQAAVTYWEQMKSQLNPGDNRIAMLERSIAQAKAELSQAANPSPGVSVTVALGDSVILPAQGMLVVSVHTADGAPMPLAARRLPLSRFPLTLTLTDKDSMIPDRLMSKQSELIIRARVDSDGNVATKEGDWFGESGIVPLGGETTITINTQY; the protein is encoded by the coding sequence ATGACGTTATTTTGGATCTCCACCCTGATACTGGTGCTGATTGCGCTGGCTTTTTTCATTGTCCCGGCTTTTGTCGGAAGTAATCAGGATCAGGTTGCCAGCCGGGATGAGCTGAACAAAGCTTTCTTTCGTGACCGGTTGGGTGAGCTGAAAGAAGAAAGCAATGAAGGGCTGGTGTCGAATCCGGATGAACTGGAAGTGGAACTGCAGCAGTCTTTACTTGATGACGTGCCGGAAACACAGACACAGCAGAGCAGCCAGTTTAAACCCTGGTTATTGCTCCCGGGTATTCTGGTCGTGGTGGGTGTAGCTTATGGCCTTTATGGGGCTGTTGGCCATCAGCAAGAAGTGACGGACTGGCAGCAGACGGTCTCTAAATTGCCTCAGCTGACTCAGCGTCTGATGGGCGATAATGCTTCCCCGCTCACAGATCAGGAGATGGAAGAGCTGACTTTAGGCCTTCGGACCCGGCTTCATGAGCGTCCGAATGATGCTACCGGCTGGCTGTTGCTGGGCCGTATCGGGATGGCAAACCGAGATGTTGAAACGGCCCAGGGGGCGATGAAGCGCGCCCTGGATCTGGAACCGAATGATCCGAGCTTGCAACTCAGCTATGCTCAGACCCTGATGATGGGCGGACAGCCAGGTCAGGTGCAGTTGGCCCGTAATATGCTGACGCATTTGCTGGAGCGTGATCCTGAGAATCTGCAGGCTTTATCCCTGATGGCATTTGATGCCTTTGAGCAGGCAGATTACCAGGCTGCTGTGACCTACTGGGAGCAGATGAAATCGCAGCTCAACCCGGGAGATAACCGCATTGCTATGCTTGAACGCAGTATTGCTCAGGCCAAGGCAGAACTGTCGCAGGCTGCTAATCCCAGCCCGGGTGTCAGTGTGACTGTTGCGCTTGGCGACTCGGTGATCTTGCCGGCGCAAGGCATGCTTGTTGTGTCTGTGCATACCGCAGATGGTGCGCCCATGCCGTTGGCCGCCAGACGTTTGCCCTTGTCCCGTTTTCCGTTGACGCTCACCTTAACTGATAAAGACAGCATGATCCCGGATCGGCTGATGTCGAAACAATCCGAGCTGATCATCAGGGCCAGAGTAGACAGTGACGGTAACGTTGCAACCAAAGAGGGTGACTGGTTTGGTGAAAGCGGCATTGTGCCACTGGGCGGGGAAACAACAATCACAATTAACACTCAGTATTAA
- a CDS encoding MlaA family lipoprotein: protein MKSNLFVSLFFTFILMGCASSPPEPSPEKLAGNEYGLDDEELEAAGLDVEELEALGEPENAVYDPFEGFNRAMWTVNYDYLDPYFVRPVSLAYVDYVPSPVRTGLRNFLSNLEEPANMLNSFLMQNPEKAVDHFTRFWINSIFGLGGLIDIAAAADIPPPGEQAFPDTLGYYGVGNGPYFMIPAYGPLTLREGIGDRVDALYFPLNLLTFWQSVGKWALEGMEDRAKLVAQEPMLNNSPDPYAFTRDAYIQYKNFRAGGSESEPAQPQNEEYLDDFLDEIDSE, encoded by the coding sequence TTGAAATCAAATCTGTTCGTATCCCTGTTTTTTACATTCATCCTGATGGGATGTGCCAGCTCGCCGCCAGAACCGTCGCCGGAAAAACTGGCAGGGAACGAATACGGTCTGGATGATGAGGAGCTGGAAGCAGCGGGTCTGGATGTCGAAGAACTGGAAGCTCTGGGTGAACCGGAAAATGCGGTTTATGATCCTTTTGAAGGCTTTAACCGTGCGATGTGGACAGTCAACTACGATTATCTTGACCCTTATTTTGTCCGTCCTGTCTCACTGGCTTATGTCGATTATGTGCCGTCGCCGGTGCGTACCGGGTTAAGAAACTTTCTGTCTAACCTTGAAGAACCGGCAAATATGCTGAACAGCTTCCTGATGCAGAACCCGGAAAAGGCGGTGGATCATTTTACCCGTTTCTGGATTAACAGTATTTTTGGTCTGGGCGGATTGATTGATATTGCCGCCGCGGCAGATATTCCCCCACCGGGAGAGCAGGCATTTCCTGACACTTTGGGTTATTACGGTGTCGGCAACGGTCCTTATTTCATGATACCGGCTTATGGTCCTCTGACTTTACGAGAAGGGATCGGGGACCGCGTCGATGCGCTGTATTTCCCGCTCAACCTGCTGACATTCTGGCAAAGCGTCGGCAAGTGGGCGCTAGAAGGCATGGAAGACAGGGCTAAACTGGTGGCACAGGAACCTATGCTGAACAACTCACCGGATCCGTACGCCTTCACGCGCGATGCCTATATTCAGTATAAAAACTTCCGGGCCGGCGGTAGCGAATCTGAACCGGCACAGCCACAAAACGAAGAATATCTTGATGATTTTCTTGATGAAATAGACAGCGAGTAG
- a CDS encoding glycosyl hydrolase family 18 protein: MFFNKLNPIAAGIAVMTMSWGAMAAPGTPQIAWMETDYAIVEVDQAASAYKSLITVKPAAEVPVAWQRYSGETADLWRVKLNGEVVFEQSIAPAASGAGSTTLSVAQGGQYAMTVELCSGTGAAQACTSSAATNIVVADTDGSHLDPLPMNVDGNNGNYTTPANTVVGAYFVEWGVYGRKFSVDNIPAQNLTHILYGFIPICGPNESLGEIENGNSLAALNRACQGTPDYEVVIHDPWAAVQMPQPQSGHTHSTPYKGTYGQMMALKQRYPDLKIVPSIGGWTLSDPFYSFTDKAKRDIFVASVKKFLKTWKFFDGVDIDWEFPGGKGANANLGDPVNDGPAYVALMRELRAMLDELEAETGRQYELTSAIGVGYDKIDVVNYADAVQYMDYIFAMTYDFFGGWNNEPGHQTALFCGSHMSADVCNGTGVDENGEPRQGPAYTAANGIDRLLAQGVPANKLVLGTAMYARGWTGVTEASMTDPTNPMTGKGTGPVPGSWEAGVIDYKDVVTDYINNAAVTKGYDAQAEAPWAYNPSSGNLITYDDRRSVLAKGQYVRNLGLAGLFAWEIDADNGDILNAMQDSLAGGGGNYAPVAKAGADQVVSGAVSVTLDGSASSDRDGQIVSYQWTQTSGPALTLTGADTATATVAVPEVTADTQYVFTLTVTDNAGDTATDSVTVSAKAPGSNNAPVVVVSGPATASAGDTVVLDASQSTDADGDTLTFTWTVPAGVNATVNGATVSFVADSYTVDTPLNFTVAVSDGTDSATDSVSVTVLKDGGSTGCTNAWASGSVYNAGDIVTHSGKSWKAKWWTTGEEPGTTGEWGVWEDLGAANCQ, encoded by the coding sequence ATGTTTTTCAATAAGTTGAATCCTATCGCAGCAGGTATTGCTGTGATGACTATGTCGTGGGGAGCGATGGCTGCACCAGGTACACCGCAAATTGCCTGGATGGAAACAGATTATGCTATCGTCGAGGTTGATCAGGCGGCCTCAGCCTATAAAAGCTTAATTACAGTGAAACCGGCGGCAGAAGTGCCGGTTGCCTGGCAGCGTTATTCCGGTGAAACCGCGGATCTGTGGCGAGTGAAGCTGAATGGGGAGGTGGTGTTTGAGCAGAGCATTGCACCGGCTGCCAGCGGAGCCGGTTCAACCACCTTGTCTGTGGCACAGGGCGGGCAGTATGCCATGACAGTCGAGCTGTGTAGCGGTACAGGAGCGGCACAAGCCTGTACCAGCAGTGCGGCAACCAATATTGTTGTTGCCGATACCGATGGCAGCCACTTAGACCCATTACCGATGAACGTGGATGGCAATAATGGCAATTACACCACGCCAGCGAACACTGTGGTCGGTGCTTACTTTGTTGAGTGGGGCGTGTATGGCCGTAAATTCTCGGTGGATAATATTCCGGCGCAGAACCTGACCCACATTTTGTACGGCTTCATTCCTATTTGCGGACCGAATGAATCTCTGGGTGAGATTGAAAATGGTAACAGCCTGGCCGCACTGAATCGTGCCTGTCAGGGAACACCTGATTATGAAGTGGTAATCCATGACCCTTGGGCGGCAGTTCAGATGCCTCAGCCCCAGTCAGGCCATACTCACAGCACACCGTATAAAGGGACTTATGGTCAGATGATGGCGCTGAAGCAGCGTTATCCGGATCTGAAAATTGTGCCTTCTATCGGCGGCTGGACTCTGTCCGATCCTTTCTACTCCTTCACCGACAAAGCCAAGCGTGACATTTTCGTCGCCAGTGTGAAGAAATTCCTCAAAACATGGAAATTTTTCGACGGTGTTGATATCGACTGGGAATTCCCGGGCGGTAAAGGTGCAAATGCGAACCTGGGTGACCCGGTCAATGATGGTCCGGCGTATGTGGCGCTGATGCGTGAACTGCGTGCCATGCTGGATGAACTGGAAGCCGAAACCGGCCGCCAGTATGAGCTGACATCTGCAATTGGTGTGGGCTATGACAAGATTGACGTCGTGAACTATGCCGATGCGGTTCAGTATATGGACTACATTTTCGCCATGACCTATGACTTCTTCGGCGGCTGGAATAACGAGCCTGGCCACCAGACAGCATTGTTCTGTGGCAGCCACATGTCTGCTGATGTCTGTAACGGCACGGGCGTGGATGAAAACGGCGAACCGCGTCAGGGTCCGGCTTATACCGCCGCAAACGGTATTGACCGCCTGTTGGCGCAGGGTGTTCCTGCCAACAAACTGGTTCTGGGAACAGCGATGTACGCAAGGGGCTGGACGGGCGTCACCGAAGCCAGCATGACCGATCCGACAAATCCAATGACGGGTAAAGGTACAGGTCCGGTCCCTGGTTCGTGGGAAGCCGGGGTCATTGACTACAAAGACGTGGTGACGGATTACATCAATAACGCTGCGGTGACTAAGGGTTATGACGCACAGGCTGAAGCGCCGTGGGCGTACAATCCAAGCAGCGGTAACCTGATCACCTATGACGACCGTCGTTCCGTGCTGGCCAAAGGTCAGTATGTCCGCAATCTGGGTCTGGCTGGTTTGTTTGCATGGGAAATTGATGCCGATAACGGCGACATCCTGAATGCAATGCAGGATTCACTGGCGGGTGGCGGTGGCAACTATGCCCCGGTTGCGAAAGCCGGTGCCGATCAAGTGGTCAGTGGCGCGGTGTCAGTGACGCTGGACGGCTCTGCATCCAGTGATCGTGATGGTCAGATCGTGAGCTACCAGTGGACACAGACCAGTGGTCCGGCACTGACGCTGACCGGAGCAGATACTGCAACAGCGACTGTTGCGGTTCCTGAAGTGACGGCTGATACTCAGTATGTGTTTACACTGACAGTGACCGATAATGCCGGCGATACTGCCACTGACAGCGTCACCGTCTCGGCGAAAGCTCCGGGTTCAAATAACGCGCCTGTGGTCGTTGTGTCTGGTCCGGCGACGGCCAGTGCCGGTGATACCGTGGTACTGGATGCCTCGCAATCCACAGATGCCGATGGTGATACCCTGACCTTTACCTGGACAGTGCCTGCTGGTGTGAACGCGACTGTGAATGGCGCAACGGTGAGCTTTGTTGCTGACAGCTACACAGTCGATACACCACTGAACTTTACGGTTGCAGTCTCAGATGGGACGGATTCAGCGACCGACTCAGTCTCAGTGACAGTACTGAAAGATGGCGGCAGCACTGGCTGTACCAATGCCTGGGCAAGCGGTAGTGTGTATAACGCCGGTGATATCGTGACGCATTCAGGCAAATCCTGGAAAGCGAAATGGTGGACAACCGGTGAAGAGCCTGGAACAACGGGCGAGTGGGGCGTCTGGGAAGATTTAGGCGCGGCTAACTGCCAGTAA
- a CDS encoding outer membrane protein transport protein — translation MYKKRLFTKTLMATAVMLASQQSLAAGFQLNSQSATGLGRAFAGDAVIADNASVMARNAAAMTLFNAPAMSLGLNVIDTDITVKNSQYTTPFGTSSLDDDQIGGSSYVPNLYYVHPVNDKLALGAGIYSNFGTKTEFSDSFAANEFGGLTDVKSLNLTLNAAYRLNNQWSVGGGLDIIYGQGKLQRSNQTLEGLVQQQTGVAGPLLDVDVDGTALGFNLGTVYELNDANRFGLSYHYSPELKAEGDMYAQPAGGNLQGQKLLMPLPDMVEFSGFHQLNSQFAVHYSVQWIEWSSFDALKTNQDVTLNDYQWQDGWHYAIGGTYTVNADWTLRAGYMYDTSAQDKKTSISVPDSDRQWFSGGFSYNLDSKSTLDFGLTYLMGEDIKATEQTTATAISATTRADALLYGVQYSRSF, via the coding sequence ATGTACAAGAAGCGTCTGTTTACAAAAACTCTGATGGCAACCGCCGTCATGCTGGCCTCTCAGCAGTCACTGGCTGCCGGGTTCCAGCTTAACTCACAATCTGCCACCGGCCTGGGCCGTGCGTTTGCCGGTGATGCCGTCATTGCTGACAATGCTTCCGTGATGGCGCGTAACGCCGCGGCGATGACCCTGTTTAATGCACCTGCAATGTCACTGGGCCTGAATGTCATTGACACTGACATTACCGTGAAAAACAGCCAATATACTACGCCATTTGGAACTTCATCGCTGGACGATGACCAGATTGGCGGCAGCTCTTATGTGCCGAACCTGTACTATGTACATCCGGTGAATGACAAACTGGCACTGGGTGCAGGGATTTATTCAAACTTCGGCACCAAAACCGAATTCAGCGACAGCTTCGCTGCCAACGAGTTTGGTGGTCTGACAGATGTGAAAAGTCTGAACCTGACGCTGAATGCAGCTTATCGACTGAATAATCAGTGGAGCGTCGGTGGCGGTTTAGACATCATTTACGGTCAGGGTAAACTGCAGCGTTCCAATCAGACCTTAGAAGGACTGGTTCAGCAGCAAACCGGTGTCGCCGGCCCACTGCTGGATGTGGATGTTGACGGTACTGCACTGGGTTTTAATCTGGGTACAGTTTACGAACTCAATGATGCCAACCGTTTCGGCTTGTCCTATCATTACAGCCCTGAGCTGAAAGCCGAAGGGGATATGTATGCCCAGCCAGCCGGCGGTAACCTCCAGGGTCAGAAGCTGCTGATGCCTTTGCCGGACATGGTTGAGTTTTCCGGCTTCCACCAACTGAACAGCCAGTTCGCCGTTCACTATAGCGTTCAGTGGATTGAGTGGAGCAGCTTTGATGCGCTGAAGACCAACCAAGACGTGACACTGAATGATTACCAGTGGCAGGATGGCTGGCACTATGCGATTGGTGGTACTTACACTGTGAATGCTGACTGGACCCTGCGTGCCGGTTATATGTACGACACCAGTGCTCAAGACAAAAAAACCTCGATTTCTGTGCCGGATTCAGATCGCCAGTGGTTCTCCGGCGGCTTCAGCTATAACCTGGACAGCAAGTCGACACTGGACTTTGGCCTGACCTATCTTATGGGTGAAGACATCAAAGCCACGGAACAAACGACAGCAACCGCTATCAGTGCGACAACCCGTGCAGATGCACTGCTGTACGGTGTACAGTACAGCCGCTCTTTCTAA
- a CDS encoding DUF3379 domain-containing protein gives MDDLEFRRRILADPNDQSPEMVATKNASVANRKLHDELQQLDSKLSAAMKVDVPDDLADKILFRQSGQGYQAEKKVRRHLAIAASVAFLCGLLIGLFQPGFTLSPDKDMGQIALAHIYNEAPFVDQVDEGVSLTQVNAKLKPFGPELSGLPAHVYYLNHCGFDGGEALHMVIGGKHGKITVFVVPQSSNAMRSFEDGKMRGVVMPSQNASLIVVGNKGEDVMPVAEQLKDAMRWTRI, from the coding sequence ATGGACGATCTTGAATTTCGTCGCCGAATTTTGGCAGATCCTAATGATCAGAGTCCAGAAATGGTCGCTACAAAAAATGCGTCAGTCGCGAACCGTAAACTCCATGATGAGTTACAACAATTAGACAGTAAACTGTCTGCAGCGATGAAAGTCGATGTCCCGGATGATCTGGCTGACAAAATCCTGTTCCGCCAATCCGGACAAGGTTATCAGGCCGAGAAAAAAGTGCGTCGCCATTTAGCCATTGCGGCGTCCGTCGCTTTCCTGTGCGGCTTGTTGATCGGTCTGTTTCAGCCAGGGTTTACGCTGAGCCCTGACAAAGACATGGGTCAGATAGCACTGGCGCATATTTATAATGAAGCCCCGTTTGTCGATCAGGTCGATGAAGGTGTCTCACTGACTCAGGTAAACGCCAAACTCAAGCCTTTCGGGCCGGAACTCAGTGGCTTGCCGGCGCATGTTTACTATCTCAACCATTGCGGTTTTGATGGTGGCGAAGCCTTACATATGGTGATCGGCGGCAAGCACGGTAAGATCACTGTCTTTGTCGTGCCTCAATCCTCCAACGCCATGAGAAGCTTCGAAGACGGCAAAATGCGCGGCGTTGTCATGCCTTCTCAGAACGCCAGTCTGATCGTGGTGGGCAACAAAGGTGAAGATGTCATGCCTGTTGCCGAACAGTTGAAAGACGCTATGCGCTGGACCCGTATTTAA
- a CDS encoding sigma-70 family RNA polymerase sigma factor, with the protein MMKQFFRKKNTDTSVSVDMNKQTRYEALVRAWHKDLYRYAYWLCHDQHIAEDLVQETCLRAWRSLDSLKDDSAAKAWLITILRRENARRFERKQLDLVDIEEHPIADDQDSDAGGLKESELSQLQYMIKQLPSEYREPLVLQVMAGFNGDEIATILGLNRNTVMTRLFRARNQLKDALEKQTERRGQQNGRS; encoded by the coding sequence ATGATGAAGCAATTTTTTCGCAAGAAAAACACAGATACCTCGGTCTCTGTGGATATGAATAAGCAGACACGTTATGAAGCCCTGGTCAGGGCCTGGCACAAAGACCTCTACAGGTACGCCTACTGGCTGTGCCATGATCAACATATTGCCGAAGATTTAGTGCAGGAAACCTGCCTGCGCGCGTGGCGCTCTTTAGACAGTCTGAAGGATGACAGCGCGGCCAAAGCCTGGCTGATCACCATTCTGCGTCGTGAAAATGCCCGCCGCTTTGAGCGTAAGCAACTCGATCTGGTTGATATAGAAGAACACCCGATTGCGGATGATCAGGACTCAGACGCAGGCGGTTTAAAGGAATCTGAGCTGAGCCAGTTACAATACATGATCAAACAACTACCATCCGAATACCGTGAGCCCTTGGTTTTACAGGTCATGGCTGGATTCAACGGCGATGAAATTGCGACTATCCTTGGGCTGAACAGAAATACAGTCATGACCCGACTGTTCAGGGCGCGTAATCAGTTAAAAGATGCTTTAGAGAAGCAAACCGAACGGAGGGGCCAGCAGAATGGACGATCTTGA
- the fadI gene encoding acetyl-CoA C-acyltransferase FadI, translating into MTRRQNLTTQQGERIAVVTGLRTPFARQATAFNGVPALDLGKMVVNEMLQKIDFDPALIEQVVFGQVVQMPEAPNIAREIVLGTGMNIHTDAYSVTRACATSFQAAANVAESIISGTIDIGIAGGADSSSVLPIGVSKKLAATLLALSKAKTMSKKMGLLSKLSLKDLMPVPPAVAEYSTGLSMGQTAEQMAKTHGISREEQDALAHRSHSLAAQAWRDGLIQGEVITAFPEPYRQWIDKDNNIREDSSVEGYAKLRPAFDRKFGTVTAANSTPLTDGGAAVLLMREGRAKELGLKPLGYIRSYAFSAIGVEQDMLMGPSYATPLALDRAGLTLSDLTLIEMHEAFAAQTLANVKMFASKKFAQEKLGRSDAIGEIDMDKFNVLGGSLAYGHPFAATGARMITQTLRELQRRGGGLALNTACAAGGLGAAMILETE; encoded by the coding sequence ATGACACGTCGCCAGAATCTCACGACCCAACAGGGTGAACGCATCGCTGTTGTCACCGGATTACGAACCCCTTTTGCCCGCCAGGCCACAGCCTTTAACGGTGTGCCCGCACTGGATTTAGGCAAAATGGTGGTCAATGAAATGCTGCAAAAGATTGATTTTGATCCCGCTTTGATTGAACAGGTGGTGTTTGGTCAGGTCGTGCAGATGCCTGAAGCGCCGAATATTGCCCGTGAAATTGTGCTGGGCACGGGGATGAATATCCACACGGATGCTTACAGTGTGACCCGGGCGTGTGCAACGAGTTTCCAGGCAGCGGCCAATGTGGCTGAAAGTATCATCTCTGGCACAATTGATATCGGGATCGCCGGTGGTGCCGATTCCTCATCAGTTTTACCTATAGGCGTGTCGAAAAAGCTGGCAGCCACATTACTGGCGCTCAGCAAAGCGAAAACCATGAGCAAAAAAATGGGCCTGCTCAGTAAGCTCAGCCTGAAAGATTTAATGCCGGTTCCGCCTGCGGTTGCCGAATACTCAACAGGCCTGAGTATGGGCCAGACGGCGGAGCAAATGGCAAAAACACACGGAATCAGCCGTGAAGAGCAGGATGCGCTGGCTCACCGTTCTCACAGCCTGGCAGCCCAAGCATGGCGGGATGGGTTGATTCAGGGGGAGGTGATCACCGCTTTCCCTGAACCCTATCGTCAGTGGATCGATAAAGACAACAATATTCGCGAAGATTCCTCGGTAGAAGGCTACGCTAAACTGCGTCCGGCTTTTGACCGTAAATTCGGCACAGTCACGGCGGCGAACAGCACGCCGCTGACCGACGGCGGCGCAGCGGTATTGCTGATGCGCGAAGGGCGGGCAAAAGAGCTGGGCCTGAAACCGCTGGGCTATATTCGTTCTTATGCCTTTTCTGCGATAGGGGTTGAGCAGGACATGCTGATGGGCCCATCGTATGCGACACCGCTGGCACTGGACCGTGCCGGCCTGACACTCTCCGATCTGACGCTGATTGAAATGCACGAGGCATTTGCCGCGCAGACCCTGGCGAATGTGAAAATGTTTGCTTCCAAGAAGTTTGCGCAGGAAAAACTCGGCCGCAGTGATGCAATTGGCGAGATCGACATGGATAAATTCAATGTCCTGGGTGGCTCGCTTGCTTATGGTCACCCCTTTGCCGCAACCGGCGCACGGATGATCACACAAACGTTGCGCGAGCTTCAGCGGCGCGGTGGCGGTCTGGCACTCAATACTGCCTGCGCCGCCGGCGGTTTGGGTGCTGCCATGATCCTGGAGACTGAATAA
- the fadJ gene encoding fatty acid oxidation complex subunit alpha FadJ produces the protein MTEQNNTEHTVEQAQSAFSLSYGENGLAWLKIDVPGEKMNTLQAAFAAQVGSVLDELEAKKADIKGLVVYSGKPDNFVAGADIRMLAACTTAKEAEQLATQGQQMFQRIEALPFHVVAAIHGPCLGGGLELALACHSRVCSDADATKLGLPEVQLGLLPGSGGTQRLPRLIGVANSLDMILTGKQLRAKKAKKLGVVDECVPESILLKVAETLALKGKPVRKHSFQDWAMGGNPVGRGLVFDQARKKTREKTRGNYPAAEAILDVIKYGLQHGMVKGLKEEARRFGELVMTAESASLRSIFFATTAMKKETGAGEDVKPAEVKRVAVLGGGLMGGGISHVTASKAGLPVKVKDIANDGILNALAYNYKLLDKKRKRKIISKAELQKQMLMINGGVDYQGFDKADVVIEAVFEDLSLKHQMVKEVETHARPDTIFATNTSSLPINQIASAAERPELVVGLHYFSPVEKMPLVEVIPHAGTSAQTVATVVKLAKKQGKTPIVVADKAGFYVNRILAPYMNEAALALLGGEPVEHIDNALLDFGFPVGPITLLDEVGVDIGAKISPILEKELGDRFKSPDVFDILLKDGRKGRKSGKGFYLYNGKKKGVDKSVYKLLQLNPARKASGHDIAIRCTLMMLNEAARCLDEGVVHSARDGDIGAIFGIGFPPFLGGPFRYMDQLGAKRVVELLNEHVNKYGDRFRPCERLLQMAQDEQRFYD, from the coding sequence ATGACTGAACAGAATAATACTGAACATACTGTTGAGCAGGCGCAATCAGCCTTCAGCCTGAGCTACGGCGAGAATGGTCTTGCCTGGCTGAAAATTGATGTGCCGGGGGAGAAAATGAATACTCTCCAGGCCGCCTTTGCCGCTCAGGTCGGCAGCGTGCTGGACGAGCTGGAAGCGAAAAAAGCAGACATCAAAGGCTTGGTGGTGTATTCCGGCAAGCCGGATAACTTTGTGGCCGGGGCGGATATTCGCATGCTGGCAGCCTGTACCACGGCCAAAGAAGCCGAGCAGCTGGCGACGCAGGGGCAGCAGATGTTCCAGCGCATTGAAGCGCTGCCGTTTCATGTGGTCGCCGCCATTCACGGTCCGTGCCTGGGCGGCGGTCTCGAACTGGCGCTGGCGTGTCATAGCCGGGTATGTAGCGATGCCGACGCCACCAAACTGGGCCTGCCCGAAGTTCAGCTTGGTTTACTGCCAGGCTCAGGCGGTACACAGCGCCTGCCGCGCCTGATTGGTGTCGCCAATTCACTCGATATGATCCTGACCGGTAAACAGCTGCGCGCCAAAAAAGCGAAGAAACTGGGCGTGGTGGATGAGTGTGTGCCGGAAAGTATTTTGCTCAAAGTGGCAGAAACACTGGCCCTGAAAGGCAAGCCGGTACGTAAGCACAGTTTCCAGGACTGGGCGATGGGCGGTAATCCTGTCGGTCGCGGTCTGGTGTTTGATCAGGCCCGTAAGAAAACACGGGAAAAAACCCGTGGCAATTATCCGGCGGCGGAAGCCATTTTAGATGTCATCAAATATGGCTTACAGCACGGTATGGTCAAAGGGCTCAAAGAAGAGGCACGTCGGTTCGGCGAGCTGGTGATGACTGCCGAGTCGGCCTCACTGCGCAGTATCTTTTTTGCCACCACTGCCATGAAGAAAGAAACCGGTGCTGGTGAGGATGTCAAACCGGCCGAGGTGAAGCGTGTCGCTGTGCTGGGTGGTGGACTCATGGGGGGCGGCATCAGTCATGTGACCGCATCAAAAGCCGGCTTGCCGGTCAAAGTGAAAGACATCGCCAACGATGGCATTCTGAATGCACTGGCGTATAACTACAAGCTGCTGGATAAAAAGCGGAAGCGCAAAATTATCAGTAAAGCTGAGTTGCAAAAACAAATGCTGATGATCAACGGCGGTGTGGATTATCAGGGCTTTGATAAAGCCGATGTGGTGATTGAGGCGGTCTTTGAAGATCTCAGCCTGAAGCATCAGATGGTGAAAGAAGTAGAAACTCACGCCAGACCCGACACCATTTTTGCCACCAATACGTCCTCGCTGCCGATCAATCAGATCGCTTCGGCTGCTGAGCGTCCTGAGCTGGTGGTCGGCTTGCATTACTTCAGCCCGGTCGAAAAAATGCCGCTGGTAGAAGTGATCCCCCATGCCGGGACCTCGGCGCAAACGGTCGCGACCGTGGTGAAGCTGGCGAAAAAGCAGGGCAAAACCCCGATTGTGGTTGCCGATAAAGCCGGCTTTTATGTCAACCGTATTCTGGCGCCGTATATGAATGAAGCCGCGCTGGCTCTGCTGGGCGGAGAGCCGGTAGAACATATTGATAACGCGCTGCTGGACTTTGGTTTCCCGGTCGGACCGATCACTTTGCTGGATGAAGTGGGCGTGGACATCGGCGCCAAAATCAGTCCGATTCTGGAAAAAGAGCTGGGCGATCGATTCAAGAGCCCGGATGTTTTCGACATCTTACTGAAAGATGGCCGCAAAGGCCGTAAGTCTGGCAAAGGTTTCTATCTGTACAACGGTAAGAAAAAAGGGGTTGATAAAAGCGTTTATAAACTGCTGCAGCTCAATCCTGCGCGCAAAGCATCAGGCCACGACATTGCAATCCGCTGTACACTCATGATGTTGAATGAAGCGGCCCGTTGTCTGGATGAAGGTGTGGTTCACAGCGCCCGTGACGGCGATATTGGCGCCATCTTCGGCATCGGCTTCCCGCCGTTCCTGGGCGGTCCGTTCCGTTATATGGATCAGCTCGGAGCCAAGCGTGTCGTTGAGTTACTCAATGAGCATGTGAACAAATACGGTGATCGCTTCCGCCCTTGCGAGCGTCTGTTGCAGATGGCGCAGGATGAGCAGCGTTTCTACGACTGA